Within the Chitinivibrio alkaliphilus ACht1 genome, the region TTGCTCCTCAAATGAGTGACAGTATTGGTATGGAGATGTATGGATAAGGCACAGCGCTTTGCAGAGTTTCTTTTTCTTGCACATGAAGCAGACGGGGAGGTGTTTCTCCTTGATTCGGTTGAGACAGAACATGCCGTAAAGGTGTTGCGTTTTGCTGAAGGAGACCCTATTCAGGCAACAGATGGAGCGGGGATGATATTCTCCGGTGTTGTTTCAAAAATAAAAAAGGGTACAGCCCTCTGCACCGTTCAGGAATGTAGAACTGTTCCTCCTCCTTCTGTACGTATTGATGCGTATATTGGGATACCGGAAAAGAATCGCTTTGAGCTTCTCTGTGAGGCTCTTCCGCCTTTGGGGGTACAAAAAATTATTCCTTTTTATGGGGAAAATTCTAAAAAGCATTGGTGGTCTGCAGGTTGGAAGTCTGCCATTCGTCGGTATGAGCGTCTTATCCGGTCATCGGTAAAACAGTCTCACAATCCGTATATTACAGAGATTTCTGCTCCGGTTGCTTTCGATTCTCTGCGAGAATCCACCCGCGCACATGAACACTATATCGCTTCTTTTGATGGAGAGCGGGGGAGCAGGCTACAAACACTTCACGGGCAAGCTTCTTCGCATTGTGCTCTCATTGTTGGCCCCCCCGAGGGATTTTCCCCAAGAGAGGTGGAGCAGCTTCAGATCTTTCGGAGAGCGTCCTTTCTCTCCTTGGGAAAGTATCGATTACGTACAGAAATAGCCGCAGTTGCTGCTGCTGAATTAGTATCTCACATCGTCTCCTGATTTTTTTTGCCTGTTTTTCTGCATACTGCAGGGCATCTGCTTCTGAGATAAGGTCTGCTAAGCAGTTGTGCGCATTTTCTTCGGTGATAGGAAGTATGCCTATACTACAAGATATTGTATAGGGAGTGTCGTGGGTTTGAGAAAAGGTATCAAGCTCGTGTTGAATCCTCTTTCGTACTTCCTTTGCCCCCTTTGTGGTGTGAAGAAACAGTACAAACTCATCTCCTCCGTATCGTCCAAGTATATCCGCATCACGTATGCTTCGGCGTAAGACTTGGGCGAGATTGCAAATAGCTGCATCGCCCTGTTCATGCCCGAGAGTATCGTTGATTACTTTCAGATTATCCATATCAAGAAACAGAAGGGCCGCGGTGCTTTTATCGCGCTGAATTCGTAACAAGTGTGCTTCAACAAGGTTGAAAAATCCCCTTCGATTATACAGAGAAGTGAGACTGTCTTTTACGGCTAACTCGTGAATCTCCTCTATCATGTGGGTTTCTTGTAAAGCAGTTGATATAGAGATACGTAGGGTTTCGTATACGTTGATAGGATGGTGTTTTTGATATGGTATAAGCAATATACCAAACTGCTCTTGTCCATGAAAGAGGGGAAGAGTGAGACGATGAACATACTTTCCCACGTCAGTATTTTGTACTGTTTCAAAAAATGAAGAAAAGGCGATACGTGGAGCAGGGATTGGAGAGTATTCTCGTGTGTGGGGATACTCCCATGGCAGGGTGATATATTCAGGAGGGCGCCATTCATCACCGTGGCGTATGGGCGTTTCGTAGAGCCCAAGAATAGCGCCGGGAATTTGTAACTCATCGAAGGTTTTGCCCAGTTTTTGGTAAAAATCTTCTGTACCGAAGGAGGTTAGTATTTCATGCGTTGCAATACGAATTTCCCATTGGCGGGTATTTTGTTCTTCGATAGTTCGTTGTTTATTGTTGAGTTCCATGTTTTTTACAATCATGAGGGCATCAAAGAGAAGGGTATGTAGTCTCTCCTGCTCAAAATACTCTGCAGCAACAGAGGGGATTTCTTGGGATAATAAGCGAAAAAGAGTATACCACGGCGCGTAATTATGACTTATTTGATCATATTCAATTAAGTACTTGCTGAGCAGAAAAATAAAAGAATGGTGCCTGTCAGGGTGAAAGGCGTGGCGAAGAGTTTCATACCATTCATGTACCGTGGACGTATCCAGATGGTGCTCGGCGAAAAGAAGGTTGAGTGAGGATGCAGGAGGAGAAGGTGTTTGGTCTGTGGTTCCATGAAATATGCATCCGCATGATTGGCGCAGAGTGAGGGTGCAGGGAATGAGATAGTTGTGAGGCGCGGCATCAGATATTATTTCTGAATGTAGCTGTTGTGCGCCAAGGGAGCCAATTTCTAAGAACGGTTGTGTTACCGTACTGATAGATGGAGAAACCAGTCCGGATAAAGCTATGTCATCAAAACCGGTCACGGCAATATCATGGGGAACGGTGAAGCCTTGGTAGTACAGCTCTTCAATAGCACCAAGGGCCGTAAAGTCATCTGCGCATACCACGGCATCAAAGCTAATATTCTGCTTTAGTAAAGAGGCGATGGCGTGATGCCCCGACTTTTTTGAGAATGAGCCTGGGATAATCCGCTCTTCCTGAGACGGTATTCCCAGCTCCAGTAGAGTATCTTTGTATGCGGAAAGACGCTCCATCGCCTCGGGATGAGTTGAAGGGCCTGTAATACAGACAAACTTTCGTTTACCGTGTTGCTCGTAAAGATGCTGAATCATGGCACGTATGCCACTGCGGTTTTCAACGCATACACTACTGACGCCGGGAACGCGCATGGAAAGGGACACCACCGGTTTCTGAGTAACTGAATGGCAGTACTCTATGGCTTTTTGCGGTGATTCGCCATCTGCAACAGAGCCTGCAAAAATGAGGTACCCATCGAAACAGGAACTTGATTTTATGAGATCAAAAATAACATCATAGTGGCATTCAAAGGTGCCTAAATGGCCTTGAACAGTACCAATGAAAAGGGTGGTCTCTATGCGATGTGTATTGCAATAGGACTCAATGCCTTTCCACATTTGGTGTTGGCAATTCTCTTCCAGAGATGAAACAACAATAGCAAAATGGAGTTTTTTCTCCACTATACACCCCCACCGATGAATAGGTTGTTCTTAGTATATCATAGGGTGAAGAATGGGCAATAAAAAAGCACGGAAAAATTCCGTGCTTTGTATCATATCACGTAATTTTTGTTTTAGAAACCGATTTGGAGGCCGGCGTTAAGAAGCAATCCGTTTGTGTCAGTCTCATAGTCATCATTATTGAAAACCACATGGTATTTTCCATCTACGTAAACACCGAGAGGAATAACGGGAGGACTAACAGAGAGGCCCAGAAGAAAGTGCATACCCATTTTGGGTTCTTTGGCGCCATCGGTAATCTCATCAAGAATGTCATCCCGTGCTGCTGAAGGATTCGATTGGACTAACTCTTGCAGATCATCTATATCTCCCACGGCATCTTCAATGAGATCGGCTGAAAGAACAGGGGTTTCAAAATGAAGGGAGGGGCCAATCCCAATCTGCGGTGAAATAATGGGAAGTCTCATATCCCGTTTTATGGTAAGGTCTAAATGAAGTTTCCCGTAGGGCGTCTCGTCGATACCAAAATAGCTTCCGTCATCAAGGACAAGTTCCTCATAAAGGTCATCCCGCGGAGAATCTCCCCCGTAGGCGAGAATTTCTTCAGGGTTAATGTAAGAAATAGAGCCGTCATAGAGCCACGTTCCAAAGTTCATGGATAGCTCCACCGCAAAGGGTACAAGGGGTGGGTCAACATATACTTTACCCCCGAAATTAATCGGACTTCGTTCAAAATTTGCAATAGAGATATAGGCTGGGTGCAGATCGGCGAAGTCACCAAGATTATCTTGAGAAATACCCAAATCAGCAAGAAAGTCCAGGTCGGTTGATTCCCCTAGAGAGTTGCCCCACGCAGTTTCCGTATCATCCAAGGCTGTAGAGAAATCAAAGCCCCAGTGTAATCCTGCGCCGACAAAGGCCATGGCGTGGCTCGAAATAAGTAGAAGGGCACAAAGAATCTTTGAAATGGTCATGGTATACTCCTTGAATTTTTGTTTCAACACTAAATATATTATACATATGATATAATAAAATAATTATTTTGTTGCGTGTTTTAAAAAATAGATTTGGATTATCATGAAGTTCACGCTCCTTTGGTCTATTCTACTCGTCTGTTTTATTTCTGCTCAGTCATTATCACCGGTTCAGCATTCTGCTGATCTTCCTGATTATCAGTCATTTTCACCGGCGGTTGGGGGACAACGGAGTAGTGACATCGAACGTATTTCTGCCGATGTTGATATCCGAGATGATTTGTATGTTCTTGGATCTGGTGATCGTCTGAAAGCGTATATCTGGGGAGCCGATGAACAAACGCTCTCCTTACGTGTGACCCACAACGGGCTGGTAATTATACCTACTGTTGGGGCAATAGAGGTAGCATCCCGTACTTTCATTGAGGCCCAAAAAGAGATTCGACGAGAATTACAGCGGGTCTATCGAACGGACCGAATTGATATTGTTCTTGATGAAGTAAAAACAATACAGGTTCCCGTCTTCGGCGAAGTCGAAAAAGAAGAGACGCATGTTGTTTCGGGGGCAACGCGACTTTCGGCATTAATTCAAGAACTGGAGCTCTCATCACGGGCGTCCAAGCGAACCGTGGAAGTGCGCAATAGTGTGCGGGGTACACAAAATAGCTATGATGTCCTTGCGGTTACACGCGGTATAGATGAGGCAGAGGATCCCTATTTGCTCAGCGGAGATCAGGTTTTTATACGTCCCGTACATCAGTATATGTCAGTTACGGGAGCGGTACAAAACCCCGGAACATATCCCTATATTTCTGGTGAAACAGTCCGAGATGCATTATACTTAAGTGGCGGTTTTACCCGTGAAGCGGATAGTAGCAGTGTTCTATTGGTGCGGTTTGTCGATGACAAAGACTCACTGATTCATACCTCCCTTGATTATGCTGTCCTTGATAGTATTGTTCTTGAACGTGATGACCGCTTGGTTGTACAAAGACGTCATCGCTATCGGGAGCACCGCTATGTAACAATCTCAGGAGAGGTGAATTCGCCGGGAAAATATCCGATTCGTGATGATCAAACCCGTCTTTCTGAGGTTATCGATCAAGCCGGAGGGCTTACGGAGAAAGCATACTTAAGTGGAAGCGGTATTGTCCGACAAAATTTTATTGATGCGGGGCGGGCAGAATATGAACGTTTGAGTAACTTGGTCTATTCAGAACTCTCTCCGGCGGAGAGAAATTATTTGCGGTATCGCAAATCAACCTCAAATTCCCGTCTCAGCATAGATTTTAACACACTCTTTCAAGAAGATGATTTAGAAGGAATATACGATGTGGTATTACGGAATAAAGACTCTATACATATCGCGCAACGAGCTCTCACGGTAAATGTGATGGGAGCAGTTGTTCGTCCTGGCTTGGTGAAATATCAAGAAGGGGCAGATCTGAGTTACTACATTGATGTTGCCGGAGGCTACACCGAAGATGCACGTCGTCGTCGTACGAAAGTTGTAAAGGGAGGCACTGAAAACTGGCTTGACCCCAGTGACGTTGATGAGATAGAAATGGGTGACGCAATCTGGGTTCCTGAACGTGAGTACGTTGATCGTGTTGAAGCGGCAAAGGATATTCTCACAATCCTCGGGGGGATTGCTACTATTGTTACCGCCTCTATTACGGTAATGAGATACCTTGATGATAACTAAGACATCGTTGAAAGGCATGCAATGAAAACCGAACTATCACTTCTCGATATTCTGATTATTCTTGGGAGAAAAAAGGTCTCCTTGCTACTGCACTTTTTATGTATTTCTCTCATTGCTATCGGTATCTCCTTTCTTTTTACTGAGTGGTATAAATCAGAGGTTACCTTTGTCCCTCGTAGTCGTCGCTCCGGAAATAACCTTATGATGGGGCTCGCAGGGAATGTGGGGGGAGAAATTCTGGGAGATATCCCTCTTAGGCCACGGCATTATTCAGAGATTCTTCGTTCACGTGAACTGAGAGAAACGGTGATACAGGAATTCAATTTGATAGAAGTGTACGAAATTTCAGAACGGCCGAACTCTCTCGATCTCGCACTCGAACGTCTCGCATCCCATGTAGAAATTCACGAGATTGAAGAGGGCGGGCTTGGTGTAACCGATGTTCTTGCCGTAAAAATTGTCGTGGAAGATCAAGACCCTCACCGTGCTGCAGATATGGCTAATTTTATGTATCAGCAGTTACAAAAACGGGTGGTCTCTTTTATTGGAGAAGATCACGAGGCTGTGCTCTCATACCTTCGCAGAGAGTTGGCGAGAAAAGAATCTGATTTAACCGCATACCGCCAGAAATTGAAAGAGTTTCAACAGGAGCATAAGGTATACCAGATTTCATCTCAGATAGAGGCATTAATTTCAGAAATTAGCGCATACCAAGCTAAGGCAGGAGGCTTGGAGGTTGAGATTCGCGCGCGAAGTAGAAACCAAAATCCTTCCCACCCATCGATCCAACAGCTTCGTCATAAACGTACGGAATATCTGCGTCGTATAGAGCGTATTCAGGATGAAAAGGCCGATGGCTTTGGGTGGCCTCTTCAAGAAAGTATTCAATTGACTCATACCCTCATTGATTTAAGCCGTGAGGTAGAAACGACAGAAAAAATAATTGGTTTAATAAAAGAGCAGATCTTGCAGGCAGAGTTGCGTAAGTCCCGTGATTTTGCCGATTTCTTTACGGTTGACCGGGCCCGTCCAGCTCAGTGGAAACATCGCCCCAGTAAAGCACTTATTGTTATCGTACTTACCTTTGTTTATATGAGTGTTACCGTATTGCTCACCGTAGGGCGTGCTGTTACACGTGAGCAAATGAGCAAGGATGCTGTGTTTCAGCAAAAAGTTCGTGATTGTAAGAAGGCTTTCTTTGGAAAAGAGTAGTTCTCGATTCGATTTCTTTCTGCGGTGTCTTGACGTATTCACGCTTCGCACGCTCCTCTTTTTCTACATTCTCATATCGGGCGCGATTTCCATGTCGCTTATTCCCAGAGAAATACGTATGACCTTTCATATGCCCGTTATGGGTGTTGCCGTCTTTTTCTATCTGATTCACCTTGTGCAAAACAGAGCAGTCGTTCCCCTTACAAAGTATCATGTATTAATGTTTGCCTATCTTACCATTATTTTTATTTCCCTGGTTGTCAACAGAGCACCCCTGTCAATGATTTTCTGGGGAATGGATTATGTCTCCGATGTACTGATTATGGGGTTTATTATCAGTTTGGTATTGAGAAAGCGTGACTTCAACCGCATATTCTCCTTACTTACGATCTATGCATTGGTAAGTGTTTTTACCGGTTTGTTTGATATCATTACGGGAATATCTCTCCCTTTGTTTCGTAATTCAGGGCTTTTTGCTGATCGTAATTTAGCTGTTCGGTTTTATACCTTTGTTTCCATGTATCAGTTTTTTACCTTAATTCGTGCATATGAAAACAATAGGGTTCGGAAAAGAACTATCCTTATTTTGCTTGTTATTTTGGCACACGTGATTCTTCTTATGTCTCGAGGCGGCTATGCTATATATGGAATGGCCATGCTTGCGGTAACTATTATATCGGGAAATAAACGCATTTTCTATATAGTGCTGTGTATATTGCCTGTATTTCTTGCGCTTGTGGCGATTATGACGCTCCAGCGGATTCAACAAGATCGTATGGATATTGTTAACTACTCTGACCTTACCCGTGTTTCTCTTATGCGGGCAGGAATTAATATGATAGAAGATAATACTCTTTTCGGTGTTGGGTATCGTCGTTTTGCAGAACTTTATTTTAAATATTATGATATTAACCTTCCTACAGCTCAAATTGTACATGTCATACATAATATCTACATTGGTATGTGGGCCGAGATCGGTATCTTTGGTCTTATGGTATATCTTATGTTGAATTTTGGCCTTATCCATCATCATTTGGCCCGAATTAGGCGTGGCTACAAAGCGAAAGATCCCCATGCTGTTTTAGGTATTTCTCTTCTTATATTTATGTTACACGGAATTATTTATCATAGCTTTGATAACGATTCATCCTATTGGATAATATTGGCACTATCAATTATATATTATGATCCTCCCTTGAAAAAACGAGTGTATCAACCACCACAGAAACAGGGGGAGCTGAGAATACACAGGGCGTAAAACGTAGTATTAACTGGTAATGTAGCTACTTCCATATTTTTAGAAGATGGCTGTAATGGTAAAAAATATTTTGGGTACCTCCTTTTTTCAACTGCTGAGTATCGTTCTCAAATTCCTCTTTGGCGTTTTTATGGCCTACACCTTTGGCGCGTCAGATGAGATGGATTCATATGTTGTTTCCATAACGATTATTACCCTCATATACACCTTGTTAACAAATATTCAGCCGAAGGCCTTAATTCCGTATATACAGGGAATAGGTACGAAGGAAAAGAAGAGTGCAGTGTCGGCCATTATATCCTTTAATATAAAAGGATTTATGATAATCTCCCTTGTGGTCTGGCTTTGTTCACCATTTTTGATACGTATATTTGCCCCGGGCCTTGCTTCCTCACCTTCCTATCTAGCATCTCAACTATTACGAATATCTTCAGTGTATCTTTTTATATCAAGTTTTGTAGCCTTGGGCAATGCCCTCATAGAAATGAATCTTCGCGCACCCTTTGCTGCGCGTATCAGGCTCTACCAGACAACCTTGCTCCTGCTACTTGTACTCCTGCTTTCACAATATATCGGGATTTTCTCACTCCCCACAGCGCACGTATTTTCTATGCTTCTCATAATCCCTTTTTATTTTCCTTTTTTAAAAGTAGGGGGTATCAATTATTCTCCCCTTTACCAACAATGAATTCCTATGTACGAGGCTATATTGCCTTTCTTGCTCCCATTTTTGTGGGACGTCTTCTCATGCGTCTAATTAAAATCAGTGATGTGTTTTTAGCGTCATTCATGGAAGAGGGGGCCGTATCGTATCTTAGTTATGCCACACGAATTACTGGTAATTTAGATCAACTGTACGTGGGGATACTTGTGGTGTATTTTCCCATAATTTCTCAACGAGCAAATGATTCAGAACAACAGAAAGGCCATGCTGATACAATCTTTGAAGGCTTTGAACTCCTCTTTCTTGCGTCATTTTCCGTGGCGCTCTTTTTGACAGTCTTTGCCCCCGATATTGTGCGCCTTCTTTTTCAGCGCGGAGCCTTTCTGCCTAAAGACACGGCGGTTGTGGCAAATATTCTTCGCTTTTACAGTCTCATGATGGTATGTGCCCCCCTGGGTAGTTATTTTGCAAACGCCTATTACAGCTCCCACCAACCCCGTCGGGCAACCTATTATTCAGTTATTGCCTCTGTCCTCAATGTTGTTCTCAATGTTATATTTTTCATCTTCTGGGGAGTATACGGTATTGCCGCGGCATCTTCCCTAGCTTTCCTTACGGGATTTTTTCTCCAATCATACAACCTACACAAGGTAAATGAAAATATTATCTTTTCCTCCATGCTGTGGGGCATTGAAAAAATTTGTTTTGTGGCATGTCTCAGCATGCTTCCGGTGTACCTTCTAAGCATTCATATTAATACTGAGACAACAGTGGGTACTCTATGGCAGCTGGGGATACTCTTTGCTCTCTATGGGATTGGTATTCTTTTACTTACTATACTCTTTCGCTTAAGAACAGGTTTGCGTCTTCGTACTTTCCTCGAGGAAACCCTGGGGAAAAGATTTAAGTGATAGTTTTGAGTAAATACGCAAAGAGAGACTTTTCTGAGTAATTATTGATGCTATCCTTCGCCTGTGATCTCCGTATGTGTTCATTCCAGAGGTGCACAGCATAGGCATCGCCAATCATGCCGGGATAATGAGCAAAGGTGTCATCGAAGATGTGGCGCCACGACGCTGCCGGTACAGGGTAATGGGCTGTATAGGGTTCTCCCCGGTCCATAAGGTCAAAATATCGCAGGGCCTTTCCAAATCCAATTGGTCCTCCCGATTCTCCCCAGCCAACATTTGCCCGATTGTTGCCCAGAATATAGCGTATGGCTTTTTTGACACGTGTGCGGGGTGAATCATAGGGTAAAAATCTATTGGGGTGTTCACAGGCATTTACCATGAAGCGCGGGAGGGCATGTTTTTTGGGGAATTTTAAATACCCTATACTTGGTACGCCGAACTCTTCGCAGCCAAATTGGATATCGGGGGTTTTCTTAAATCGCTTGAGGCCGATAAGGTCCATATCAACCCAAATTCCACCCTGTTCATAGAGGAGTTTCCAGCGAAACCAGTCGGCAAAGAGAGCGACACTACCCGTACGGGATGTAAATATGGCATCTTCGGGGAGGATGGTCTTTGCATCACAGATTGTTGTGTTTTCGGGAATGTTCTGCACCGTATCGTAGATGTAGAGCTTAAATTCGTATCCCAGGGCAAGATAGGATTTAATACAGAGCTGCTCTATTAAGGAGAGTTTCCTTCCGATCCACAGAGATTGTATGGCCGTTGTCATGCTGGTATTCCTTTATAAGATAGATATGATTTCATGGAATATGCGGTCACAATTATTGGTATCACGGTATTGAAAGAAGGAGTCAACCCGTTGTAAATAGGTGTCCTCCATGGCACATCCATGGTTGATCTGTTTCTCAATTTCCCGTATCAACTCCTCTTCCAGGGAAATGATCTTTCCAAATCCGTCAGTGTGATGGTCAAAATAGCTGGGGGCATAGTGTACAGGGTCGAACATATAATAGATCATCGGTTTTTTCATATAAGCAAAGTCAAAAAACACACTGGAAAAATCGGTGATAAGCAGTTGTGATTCCCGTAATAGTGTTGGAACATCACTCTCATGTGCGTTTTCTATGTGAATGTGTGGTGAAGCAGTGTGGAAATTTGAGAGATAGCGCTGCATTTTATAGTGAGGATAGAAGATAAAATCGAAGTGATGGGTTTCAAGAAGTGTATGGAGGTCACTGTTTTGGAGAAAACTCTGTATGCGTTTGAAATAGTTTGTGGTGCAAAACTCTTTTTGAGAAATCCATTTGTTGTGGAAAAAGGTTGGTGAGACAAAGGTATTTCGCCAGCTGGGCATAAAGACAATCTGTTTTTTTGTTGTAACCCCGTGGAGATTGTCGTAGCGGGCAAAGCCCGTAAGGACGATTTCCCCCTGTGTATATCCATATTCAGGTTGGTTTAAGGCATCAAACTCTTGTTTTGCCGCAGTGGTAATAAGATCGTTATGGGTTTTTTTCTTTGAAAAGGAGGAGCTCATGTCGTGATGGGTAATCCCGTGTTGCAGGAAGATGGCCTTCTTCTGATCTTTACGATCAAAGAGGAGTTTATACAATTTGTAGCTCCAGGGCTGGATATGCCACATATGGGCCGAAATAATTGCCGTGGAGAGTATGAAGGCGAGTTTGTGTTCCGGGGACATAAATTCGATGGGATCTCCAAGGGCGGCTACTTTTTCATAGTGAAGGGTGTTTTTCTTTGATATGACAAAAAAAACAGGAATATCAGGGTGCTCTCTTCTCATATGCTGAAAGAAGGCAAAGCCATTATCATTTGCCGCGGTGCCGTTGTCAGAAATAAGCCAAGCCTTGCGAAAACGCTTTCTCTTTGGGTGGATATGCGCAATAAGTATATAGAGCGTCATTTCCGTGAGCTCATATATCCATACGGGAAGTCGATAGAGTATCTTTTTCGAGGTGCGGATAAAAATAAAAGCCTCTCTTTTTACTTATTTCACAGTTCTATATACACGTTCGCAGCAGTGTCTATCTACGTGGGCAAAAAAATCGGGGGTTTTTCGAAGACATCCTGACTGTACTGCATCGTCAATTCTCTCCATAAGCTCTTCAGGGCTTGTGGCAACACTTTCTTCGACATAGGGGGGGCGTATGTACCAGAAATCTTGGTCTGGTTTATAAAAAATAACCCGGTTGCCTTTGTAGATAAAATCCCAGGAAACGCTGGAGTTGTCTGTAATAAGCAGGGATGACCGTTGAATGTACTGGGCGAGGTTATCCGTTATGACAGACCCCCCCCGGGGTATATGAATACGCTCTTTCATCATGTTGTGGATGGCCACATGGATTGTATACCCGTACTGTTTCAGGTGTTCTTGGGAAAGAGTTGAGAGAATGTCATTAATCTTTTTCTCATACTCTTTTTTCGGACTGTGGGTGAGAAATACGAGGATCTCCGTATTGATACTTTGCTCCAAATTATCCCATCGGGGAAGACCGGTAAACTGCATCTTTTCACGGGGGATGCCCATCTGTTCAACCACGGTAGCCTCTTTCTCTGCGCTGACGCAAAAGATATCGATGGTTCCGTTGAGGGAGCGTACATAGTTCTGAATTGTGAATGATAATCCTTCTCCTCGGGTAATTCCGATAACACCGTGCTGAATGAAGACTTTTGTAGGGGTTGTGCAGGCATTTACCACGGGGGGAACTTTATGCAAGCAGGGAAGTATATCGGAAAAACTATGGGAAAAAAAGACGCCGCGCGATTGAAAAAAAGGATAAAGCTTTTCCAGCTGCCTCGTTTTACATGATCTGGCTGTCCGCTGTTTCTGTTTTCAATGAAGTAGACCGCTTTATCCTCAGCCTTTAGGTAGGTGTAGAGAGCAATGGCATTATCACTGCGAACCTCTCCGTAGGTAGAGCCTACAAGATAGAGCTCTCTTTTCGGTGTGCTTAGGGTATATATCCGCGCCAGGCAATACTTCACCATGCTGGTAATAAGTACAAGCATATCCCTCAGCAGTTTCACTTTTCTTCTCAACTCAATGCCTCCACGTATAATTCACAGCAC harbors:
- a CDS encoding RsmE family RNA methyltransferase gives rise to the protein MDKAQRFAEFLFLAHEADGEVFLLDSVETEHAVKVLRFAEGDPIQATDGAGMIFSGVVSKIKKGTALCTVQECRTVPPPSVRIDAYIGIPEKNRFELLCEALPPLGVQKIIPFYGENSKKHWWSAGWKSAIRRYERLIRSSVKQSHNPYITEISAPVAFDSLRESTRAHEHYIASFDGERGSRLQTLHGQASSHCALIVGPPEGFSPREVEQLQIFRRASFLSLGKYRLRTEIAAVAAAELVSHIVS
- a CDS encoding SLBB domain-containing protein, giving the protein MKFTLLWSILLVCFISAQSLSPVQHSADLPDYQSFSPAVGGQRSSDIERISADVDIRDDLYVLGSGDRLKAYIWGADEQTLSLRVTHNGLVIIPTVGAIEVASRTFIEAQKEIRRELQRVYRTDRIDIVLDEVKTIQVPVFGEVEKEETHVVSGATRLSALIQELELSSRASKRTVEVRNSVRGTQNSYDVLAVTRGIDEAEDPYLLSGDQVFIRPVHQYMSVTGAVQNPGTYPYISGETVRDALYLSGGFTREADSSSVLLVRFVDDKDSLIHTSLDYAVLDSIVLERDDRLVVQRRHRYREHRYVTISGEVNSPGKYPIRDDQTRLSEVIDQAGGLTEKAYLSGSGIVRQNFIDAGRAEYERLSNLVYSELSPAERNYLRYRKSTSNSRLSIDFNTLFQEDDLEGIYDVVLRNKDSIHIAQRALTVNVMGAVVRPGLVKYQEGADLSYYIDVAGGYTEDARRRRTKVVKGGTENWLDPSDVDEIEMGDAIWVPEREYVDRVEAAKDILTILGGIATIVTASITVMRYLDDN
- a CDS encoding Wzz/FepE/Etk N-terminal domain-containing protein, which translates into the protein MKTELSLLDILIILGRKKVSLLLHFLCISLIAIGISFLFTEWYKSEVTFVPRSRRSGNNLMMGLAGNVGGEILGDIPLRPRHYSEILRSRELRETVIQEFNLIEVYEISERPNSLDLALERLASHVEIHEIEEGGLGVTDVLAVKIVVEDQDPHRAADMANFMYQQLQKRVVSFIGEDHEAVLSYLRRELARKESDLTAYRQKLKEFQQEHKVYQISSQIEALISEISAYQAKAGGLEVEIRARSRNQNPSHPSIQQLRHKRTEYLRRIERIQDEKADGFGWPLQESIQLTHTLIDLSREVETTEKIIGLIKEQILQAELRKSRDFADFFTVDRARPAQWKHRPSKALIVIVLTFVYMSVTVLLTVGRAVTREQMSKDAVFQQKVRDCKKAFFGKE
- a CDS encoding O-antigen ligase family protein; amino-acid sequence: MEKSSSRFDFFLRCLDVFTLRTLLFFYILISGAISMSLIPREIRMTFHMPVMGVAVFFYLIHLVQNRAVVPLTKYHVLMFAYLTIIFISLVVNRAPLSMIFWGMDYVSDVLIMGFIISLVLRKRDFNRIFSLLTIYALVSVFTGLFDIITGISLPLFRNSGLFADRNLAVRFYTFVSMYQFFTLIRAYENNRVRKRTILILLVILAHVILLMSRGGYAIYGMAMLAVTIISGNKRIFYIVLCILPVFLALVAIMTLQRIQQDRMDIVNYSDLTRVSLMRAGINMIEDNTLFGVGYRRFAELYFKYYDINLPTAQIVHVIHNIYIGMWAEIGIFGLMVYLMLNFGLIHHHLARIRRGYKAKDPHAVLGISLLIFMLHGIIYHSFDNDSSYWIILALSIIYYDPPLKKRVYQPPQKQGELRIHRA
- a CDS encoding lipid II flippase MurJ — encoded protein: MVKNILGTSFFQLLSIVLKFLFGVFMAYTFGASDEMDSYVVSITIITLIYTLLTNIQPKALIPYIQGIGTKEKKSAVSAIISFNIKGFMIISLVVWLCSPFLIRIFAPGLASSPSYLASQLLRISSVYLFISSFVALGNALIEMNLRAPFAARIRLYQTTLLLLLVLLLSQYIGIFSLPTAHVFSMLLIIPFYFPFLKVGGINYSPLYQQ
- a CDS encoding lipid II flippase MurJ — protein: MNSYVRGYIAFLAPIFVGRLLMRLIKISDVFLASFMEEGAVSYLSYATRITGNLDQLYVGILVVYFPIISQRANDSEQQKGHADTIFEGFELLFLASFSVALFLTVFAPDIVRLLFQRGAFLPKDTAVVANILRFYSLMMVCAPLGSYFANAYYSSHQPRRATYYSVIASVLNVVLNVIFFIFWGVYGIAAASSLAFLTGFFLQSYNLHKVNENIIFSSMLWGIEKICFVACLSMLPVYLLSIHINTETTVGTLWQLGILFALYGIGILLLTILFRLRTGLRLRTFLEETLGKRFK
- a CDS encoding glycosyltransferase — translated: MTTAIQSLWIGRKLSLIEQLCIKSYLALGYEFKLYIYDTVQNIPENTTICDAKTILPEDAIFTSRTGSVALFADWFRWKLLYEQGGIWVDMDLIGLKRFKKTPDIQFGCEEFGVPSIGYLKFPKKHALPRFMVNACEHPNRFLPYDSPRTRVKKAIRYILGNNRANVGWGESGGPIGFGKALRYFDLMDRGEPYTAHYPVPAASWRHIFDDTFAHYPGMIGDAYAVHLWNEHIRRSQAKDSINNYSEKSLFAYLLKTIT
- a CDS encoding CDP-glycerol glycerophosphotransferase family protein; this translates as MTLYILIAHIHPKRKRFRKAWLISDNGTAANDNGFAFFQHMRREHPDIPVFFVISKKNTLHYEKVAALGDPIEFMSPEHKLAFILSTAIISAHMWHIQPWSYKLYKLLFDRKDQKKAIFLQHGITHHDMSSSFSKKKTHNDLITTAAKQEFDALNQPEYGYTQGEIVLTGFARYDNLHGVTTKKQIVFMPSWRNTFVSPTFFHNKWISQKEFCTTNYFKRIQSFLQNSDLHTLLETHHFDFIFYPHYKMQRYLSNFHTASPHIHIENAHESDVPTLLRESQLLITDFSSVFFDFAYMKKPMIYYMFDPVHYAPSYFDHHTDGFGKIISLEEELIREIEKQINHGCAMEDTYLQRVDSFFQYRDTNNCDRIFHEIISIL